In the genome of Gordonia rubripertincta, one region contains:
- a CDS encoding PAC2 family protein, which yields MNAEQMSNLPQLRRPILLAAFEGWNDAGDAASSAVEHLALEWDARPLADIDSDEYYDFQVNRPTVKQVDGVTRRIEWPTTSISYCSPRGADRDIVLVRGIEPNMRWRAFCAEIVELAQELEVETTVMLGALLADTPHTRPVPVTGTAYSSESAARYNLTESRYEGPTGITGVLQDLFVQAGLPAVSFWAAVPHYVSTPPNPKATVALLTRVEEVLDIEVPLGTLPEQAEEWERAVTEMTEDDEEIADYVRGLEERGDAEMDPDEMMAKIDGDALAAEFERYLKRRGQGPFGG from the coding sequence GTGAACGCTGAGCAGATGTCGAACCTCCCCCAGCTGCGCAGACCCATTCTGCTCGCGGCTTTTGAAGGATGGAACGACGCCGGGGACGCCGCCAGCAGCGCCGTCGAGCACCTCGCCCTCGAGTGGGACGCTCGTCCCCTCGCCGACATCGACTCTGATGAATACTACGACTTCCAGGTCAACCGCCCCACTGTCAAGCAGGTGGACGGCGTGACCCGGCGTATCGAGTGGCCGACGACGTCGATCTCGTACTGCAGTCCGCGCGGCGCCGACCGCGACATCGTGCTGGTCCGCGGCATCGAACCGAACATGCGGTGGCGTGCGTTCTGCGCCGAAATCGTCGAACTGGCCCAGGAGCTCGAGGTCGAGACCACCGTCATGCTGGGTGCGCTGCTCGCCGACACCCCGCACACCCGCCCGGTGCCCGTCACCGGAACGGCCTACAGCAGTGAGTCGGCGGCCCGGTACAACCTCACGGAGAGCCGCTACGAGGGCCCCACGGGCATCACCGGCGTGCTGCAGGACCTCTTCGTGCAGGCGGGCCTGCCCGCAGTGTCCTTCTGGGCCGCGGTGCCGCACTATGTGTCGACCCCGCCCAACCCGAAGGCCACCGTCGCGTTGCTGACGCGCGTCGAGGAGGTCCTCGACATCGAGGTCCCGCTCGGCACCCTGCCCGAGCAGGCCGAGGAGTGGGAGCGCGCGGTCACCGAGATGACCGAGGACGACGAGGAGATCGCCGACTACGTCCGCGGGCTCGAGGAGCGCGGTGACGCCGAGATGGATCCCGACGAGATGATGGCGAAGATCGACGGAGATGCCCTCGCCGCCGAGTTCGAGCGTTATCTCAAGCGTCGCGGCCAGGGGCCGTTCGGCGGGTGA